A genomic region of Enterococcus sp. 12C11_DIV0727 contains the following coding sequences:
- a CDS encoding metallophosphoesterase family protein, with amino-acid sequence MKLLHTADLHLDRSFEGLKNSPKQIAEKLQQANHKAITAIVDIAIRNQVDVVILAGDTFHQSRTSIRTQAYFIDEMKRLDQEGIPVIMSFGNHDYYVAERYWFDFPKNMFLFKKEQVETHYFMTKNQEKVAVTGFSYEHPWINEDKLLGFPTKEVGVNIHIGVYHGDTTNKGAQNYAPFTFSAMKSKGYDYWALGHIHQPQVVSADPLIVYPGTPQGHTKKERTVQGVAIVSIGAGHATVRFEPVAQVFWQVEKYSLRQAGSLQEALSSLTELMLKAGPTSGQLLLKEIQLTDIVQLGEEFQISYENGELLHYLQNRLLQQTNHSLFLFRVEVVAEDLTKKVMITAAPELLNQLEKNYLQPDIFSNTLQELVQNPLFSSVVSINEEWRERSVEQADQKIKEDFVIQEDQT; translated from the coding sequence ATGAAACTATTACATACGGCAGACTTACATCTGGATCGGTCTTTTGAAGGCCTTAAAAACAGTCCTAAACAAATCGCAGAAAAATTACAACAAGCTAACCATAAAGCAATTACAGCAATCGTTGATATAGCCATTAGAAATCAGGTAGATGTGGTTATTTTGGCCGGAGATACCTTTCATCAAAGTCGGACATCTATCCGAACACAAGCTTATTTTATCGATGAGATGAAACGTTTGGATCAAGAGGGCATCCCTGTAATCATGTCGTTTGGGAACCACGATTATTATGTAGCAGAACGTTACTGGTTCGATTTTCCTAAAAATATGTTTCTTTTTAAAAAGGAACAGGTTGAGACGCATTATTTTATGACGAAGAATCAAGAAAAAGTGGCAGTAACCGGGTTTAGCTATGAGCATCCATGGATCAATGAGGATAAACTTTTAGGTTTTCCTACAAAAGAGGTAGGAGTAAATATACATATTGGGGTTTATCACGGAGATACGACCAATAAAGGAGCTCAGAACTATGCACCATTTACATTTAGTGCGATGAAATCCAAAGGTTATGACTATTGGGCTTTAGGGCATATCCATCAGCCACAAGTGGTCAGTGCAGATCCATTGATCGTGTATCCGGGAACACCTCAAGGACACACAAAAAAAGAACGGACGGTACAAGGGGTTGCCATTGTTTCCATAGGAGCAGGTCATGCAACGGTTCGATTTGAACCAGTCGCTCAAGTTTTTTGGCAAGTAGAGAAGTATTCGCTGCGTCAAGCTGGAAGTTTGCAAGAAGCGTTAAGTAGTTTGACTGAGCTGATGTTGAAAGCTGGACCAACTTCTGGGCAATTGCTATTGAAAGAAATCCAGTTAACAGATATAGTGCAATTAGGCGAAGAATTCCAAATATCTTATGAAAACGGTGAATTGCTGCACTATTTACAAAACCGTTTATTGCAACAAACAAATCATTCACTGTTTTTATTCAGAGTAGAGGTAGTAGCAGAAGATTTGACTAAAAAAGTCATGATCACAGCCGCTCCAGAGCTATTAAATCAATTAGAGAAAAACTATTTACAACCGGATATCTTTTCAAATACATTACAAGAATTAGTGCAAAATCCATTGTTTTCTTCAGTTGTGTCGATAAATGAAGAGTGGCGTGAGCGTAGTGTTGAGCAGGCTGATCAAAAAATCAAAGAAGATTTCGTCATTCAGGAGGATCAGACATGA
- a CDS encoding ATP-binding protein — protein sequence MKFVAIELVGFGKWQQHRIDFSSKNQLVFGANEAGKSTIYQFIQAMLFGFPAKGKRKKDYQPKNCAAYGGRLWFTHPVYGEVQVERFKGQNKGQAKVYFNDQMGDESMLEKMIHPLTKELFQSVFTFQQEQLSQLEKLNEEALQTSLLSLGLSGSQQLLVSREAYFKDAQTIYKGKGSQPLLNQKLNAYQSLQQRVNDKEQQERPFQQLLAELDRTEQLVTKERETAQEIKSQLALIEKQVMNLPLYEELQSIEQSKTLTVLSREEQENLLSIYQQHRFLNEELTRLNQSIAAQSETEDLTDDYQFYLKEEEHIQQLLNQRYDIDKLLSEIKWMTQSLQQNQEELFPLERKWGWNQETPPQLSFEEQVVKEMRDEIVARTVKLQTTQTDLELLEEEIATREENLSTFETVNKEMFRKNHRQTTKKVNFLFCGFAGIILALSFFLPVPLRYGTFILSAGFLLAGLFPLFYRPKDTYENEKRQWQEKLSQLDYLNDQLLKIKAEMKQIREEEKDMERFIAQKVKENHLGRMDQVEFWLTYRTDITRYLILINTNQELEHQLEADQKRVAKLVEATERYTAQLPIAGTSLAERMRVISNFADKMEKVRFAQEYQADAYTRQTIREVKEKQKQVIDQSRPLLQRFQITSINEIPNKIQHYQETSANHRRKQELQKMLIGLYPETIDPQQLPKQQLEMSQKLKDLESTIQQLQEKEQKLLYQRQQMLSDGTLDELYQEQAELKTEIEELALDWSAHQLAGQLLLDLLTELSEQQLPNLLKKATDYFKLLTQNTYRGIQLDEEQLIVIREDQQRFMLHELSTGTRDQVIMAVRFAFLYLQEQRSLCPIMIDDGWLHYDSQRKQQLAQLFAVFSEHQQVICFSSDQEMVSYYKELKQPIMELEGA from the coding sequence ATGAAATTCGTTGCAATAGAATTAGTTGGATTCGGTAAATGGCAGCAACATAGGATTGATTTTTCATCCAAAAACCAATTAGTATTTGGCGCAAATGAAGCTGGAAAATCAACGATTTATCAATTTATTCAAGCAATGCTATTTGGCTTTCCAGCTAAAGGAAAAAGAAAAAAAGATTATCAACCTAAAAATTGTGCAGCATATGGCGGTCGCTTGTGGTTTACTCATCCAGTGTATGGTGAAGTACAAGTTGAGCGATTTAAAGGTCAAAATAAAGGGCAAGCAAAAGTCTATTTTAATGACCAAATGGGCGATGAGTCTATGCTAGAAAAGATGATCCATCCACTGACCAAAGAACTATTTCAGTCTGTCTTTACTTTTCAGCAAGAGCAGCTTAGCCAATTAGAAAAACTAAATGAAGAGGCCTTGCAAACCTCATTATTGTCTCTTGGTCTATCAGGAAGTCAACAGCTATTGGTCAGTAGAGAAGCCTATTTTAAGGACGCACAGACGATTTATAAGGGGAAAGGAAGTCAGCCGTTATTAAATCAAAAGTTGAATGCCTATCAAAGTTTACAACAACGTGTAAATGATAAGGAGCAGCAAGAGCGACCTTTTCAGCAGCTGCTGGCTGAGTTAGATAGGACTGAGCAGTTAGTAACAAAAGAACGCGAAACCGCACAAGAGATCAAAAGTCAACTAGCCTTGATAGAAAAGCAGGTAATGAATTTACCATTATATGAAGAATTACAATCAATTGAACAGTCAAAGACGTTAACTGTGCTAAGTCGTGAAGAACAAGAAAATTTACTTTCAATTTATCAACAGCATCGGTTCTTAAATGAAGAATTAACAAGATTAAATCAAAGTATAGCAGCACAAAGTGAGACAGAAGATCTGACAGATGATTACCAGTTCTACTTAAAAGAAGAAGAGCATATCCAACAATTACTGAATCAACGATATGATATTGATAAACTCCTCTCTGAGATCAAGTGGATGACACAATCCTTACAGCAAAACCAAGAAGAGCTGTTTCCCTTGGAAAGAAAATGGGGCTGGAATCAAGAAACCCCGCCTCAGCTATCATTTGAAGAACAAGTGGTCAAGGAGATGAGGGATGAAATCGTTGCACGAACAGTCAAACTGCAAACGACACAGACTGATTTAGAATTGCTAGAAGAGGAAATTGCGACAAGGGAAGAAAATTTAAGTACCTTTGAAACGGTCAATAAAGAGATGTTTCGAAAAAATCATCGCCAAACGACAAAAAAAGTTAATTTTCTTTTTTGTGGTTTTGCTGGAATCATTTTAGCATTGAGTTTCTTTTTACCGGTGCCGCTTCGATATGGAACGTTTATTTTAAGTGCAGGATTTTTGCTTGCGGGTTTATTTCCACTTTTTTACCGACCAAAAGATACCTATGAAAATGAAAAACGACAATGGCAAGAAAAACTATCGCAACTAGATTATCTGAATGATCAATTGCTAAAAATAAAAGCAGAAATGAAACAGATTCGTGAAGAGGAAAAAGACATGGAGCGTTTTATCGCTCAAAAAGTCAAGGAAAACCATTTAGGTCGAATGGATCAAGTTGAATTTTGGTTGACCTATCGTACGGATATTACACGTTATTTGATTTTGATCAATACCAATCAAGAGCTGGAACACCAATTAGAAGCAGACCAAAAACGAGTAGCAAAACTAGTGGAAGCAACTGAGCGTTATACAGCACAGTTGCCGATCGCAGGAACTTCGTTAGCTGAAAGAATGCGTGTGATCAGCAACTTTGCAGACAAAATGGAAAAAGTTCGTTTTGCTCAAGAGTATCAGGCGGATGCCTATACCCGTCAGACGATTAGGGAAGTCAAAGAAAAGCAAAAGCAGGTGATTGATCAAAGCCGGCCGCTACTACAGCGGTTCCAAATAACGTCGATCAACGAGATACCAAATAAGATCCAACACTATCAAGAAACATCTGCTAATCATAGACGAAAACAAGAATTGCAAAAAATGTTAATAGGTTTATACCCTGAAACGATTGACCCACAACAATTACCAAAACAGCAGTTGGAAATGTCACAGAAGCTCAAAGATCTCGAAAGTACTATTCAACAATTACAAGAAAAAGAGCAAAAGCTGCTGTATCAGCGCCAACAAATGTTGTCAGATGGTACTTTGGATGAACTATATCAAGAACAAGCAGAACTAAAAACAGAGATAGAAGAACTGGCTTTAGATTGGTCTGCTCATCAATTAGCAGGACAGCTGTTATTGGATTTGTTAACTGAATTATCAGAACAGCAGTTGCCTAATTTATTGAAAAAAGCAACGGATTATTTCAAGCTCTTAACCCAGAACACGTATCGTGGAATTCAGTTAGACGAGGAACAATTGATCGTTATTCGTGAAGATCAGCAGCGTTTTATGTTGCATGAGTTGTCCACTGGAACAAGAGATCAAGTGATTATGGCTGTTCGCTTTGCTTTTCTTTATCTACAAGAGCAACGTAGCCTATGTCCTATTATGATTGATGATGGCTGGCTACATTACGATAGTCAAAGAAAACAACAACTAGCACAATTATTTGCCGTTTTTTCTGAGCATCAGCAAGTCATTTGTTTTTCTTCTGACCAAGAAATGGTAAGCTATTACAAAGAGTTAAAACAACCGATTATGGAATTAGAAGGAGCATAA
- a CDS encoding 3'-5' exoribonuclease YhaM family protein has protein sequence MKKIRELTVDETFEFFLLIKNADVRIAKNGKKFIAFTFQDTSGTIDGKYWDASEEEISRFTAGNVILLNGKREVYQGNPQVKIIHMRVARPDEPNQPALYMERAPLKREEMVEEINQTVFEITNAHWQRIVRYLLTQYQKEFFDYPAAKRNHHAFANGLAYHTVSMLRLGKSICKEYSELNAALLYSGIILHDLGKVKELSGAMTTEYTLSGNLIGHLVLVDEEITKACIALKIDENDEDVIVLRHMVLAHHGLLEYGSPVRPRIMEAEVLHQIDNIDASIQMMLGSVRQTEPGQYTDRIFGLDNRSFYVPKDI, from the coding sequence ATGAAAAAAATCCGTGAACTAACAGTAGATGAAACATTTGAATTCTTTCTTTTGATCAAAAATGCTGATGTGCGTATTGCAAAAAATGGGAAAAAATTTATTGCGTTTACGTTTCAAGATACCTCAGGCACGATTGATGGAAAATATTGGGATGCCTCGGAAGAAGAAATCAGTCGCTTTACAGCTGGAAATGTGATTCTTTTAAATGGAAAAAGAGAAGTTTATCAAGGAAATCCTCAAGTTAAAATTATTCATATGCGGGTTGCACGTCCCGATGAACCGAATCAACCAGCTTTATACATGGAGCGAGCGCCATTAAAACGAGAAGAGATGGTTGAAGAAATCAATCAAACTGTATTTGAAATCACTAATGCTCATTGGCAGCGGATCGTTCGTTATTTATTGACGCAATATCAAAAAGAATTTTTTGATTATCCAGCAGCTAAAAGAAACCATCATGCTTTTGCAAATGGTTTAGCGTATCACACGGTTTCCATGCTTCGTTTAGGTAAATCAATCTGTAAAGAATATAGTGAATTAAATGCAGCACTGCTTTATTCAGGAATCATCTTACATGATCTAGGCAAAGTTAAAGAACTATCTGGTGCGATGACTACTGAATATACACTATCAGGCAATTTGATTGGGCATTTGGTGCTAGTAGATGAAGAAATTACCAAAGCTTGTATTGCGTTGAAAATCGACGAAAATGATGAAGATGTGATTGTATTACGTCATATGGTTTTAGCGCATCATGGCTTATTAGAATATGGTTCACCTGTTCGTCCGCGCATCATGGAGGCAGAAGTGCTACATCAAATCGATAATATCGACGCATCGATCCAAATGATGCTAGGATCAGTGCGCCAAACAGAACCAGGACAATATACAGATCGGATTTTTGGCTTAGATAATCGTAGTTTCTATGTCCCAAAAGATATTTAA
- a CDS encoding ASCH domain-containing protein: MNQSVLTLWSDFKKQFSIPHDHYEAWAFGNSPAMADELLGLVLSREKTGTSSLHLLYELDLEGEKLPEVGNYSVLLDGNDQAQAIICTKVVDILPYAQISEVHGYLEGEGDRTLKYWRSVHQPFFEQELEEYELPFSEDMLIVYELFEVVFEK; this comes from the coding sequence ATGAACCAATCCGTATTAACACTATGGTCAGATTTCAAAAAACAATTTTCAATCCCACACGACCACTATGAAGCGTGGGCTTTTGGAAATTCTCCTGCAATGGCGGATGAGCTATTGGGACTTGTCCTTAGTAGAGAAAAGACAGGGACTTCTTCGCTGCATCTTTTATATGAGTTAGATTTGGAAGGCGAGAAACTGCCAGAAGTAGGGAACTACAGTGTATTATTAGATGGAAATGACCAAGCACAAGCGATCATTTGTACAAAAGTAGTCGATATTCTGCCATATGCTCAAATATCAGAAGTCCATGGTTATCTTGAAGGCGAAGGGGATCGCACGCTTAAGTATTGGCGCAGTGTTCATCAACCGTTCTTTGAACAAGAATTAGAGGAATATGAATTACCTTTTTCGGAGGATATGTTGATCGTTTATGAACTTTTTGAAGTAGTTTTTGAAAAATAG
- a CDS encoding peptidylprolyl isomerase → MKKKLILAAAGLFSIFALAACSAGSQDIATMKGGTITVDDFYNQVKSNQQSQQTVQQMIIFKVFDQKYGKDVSDKDVQAQFDETKKNIESQGGNFADQLKQAGLTEKSYKEQIKQGLAYKAGIKDHIKITDEDLKTAWETFHPEVEAQLIQVATEDEAKEIKKQLDDGGDFAKIAKEKSTDEATKKDGGKVKFDSQTETVSEAVKTAAFKLKDGEVSEPIQATDSTGYQSTFTIVKMVKNKEKGNDMAPYKKELQKIAEKAKENDQEFIQKVTSEVLTAANVKIKDDSFKDVLAGLVKTKDSAKSSDSSKKDEKESSSKEKESKSSDSEKSKDSSSKTEESSSKTEESSK, encoded by the coding sequence ATGAAGAAAAAATTAATCTTAGCTGCAGCAGGTTTATTCAGTATTTTTGCCTTAGCTGCTTGTTCAGCCGGTTCACAAGATATCGCAACAATGAAAGGCGGAACAATCACTGTTGATGATTTTTATAACCAAGTAAAATCAAACCAACAAAGCCAACAAACAGTTCAACAAATGATCATTTTCAAAGTATTTGATCAAAAATATGGTAAAGACGTTTCAGATAAAGACGTTCAAGCTCAATTTGATGAAACAAAGAAAAACATCGAATCTCAAGGTGGCAACTTTGCTGATCAATTAAAACAAGCTGGATTGACAGAAAAAAGCTATAAAGAACAAATCAAACAAGGTCTTGCATACAAAGCAGGGATCAAAGACCACATCAAAATTACTGATGAAGATTTAAAAACTGCTTGGGAAACATTCCATCCAGAAGTAGAAGCTCAACTTATCCAAGTTGCAACTGAAGATGAAGCAAAAGAAATCAAAAAACAATTAGATGACGGCGGCGACTTTGCAAAAATCGCTAAAGAAAAATCAACAGATGAAGCAACTAAAAAAGACGGTGGCAAAGTTAAATTTGATTCTCAAACTGAAACAGTTTCTGAAGCAGTAAAAACAGCTGCTTTCAAACTAAAAGACGGTGAAGTTTCTGAACCGATCCAAGCAACAGATTCAACTGGTTACCAATCAACATTCACTATCGTAAAAATGGTGAAAAACAAAGAAAAAGGCAATGACATGGCTCCTTACAAAAAAGAGTTACAAAAAATTGCTGAAAAAGCAAAAGAAAACGATCAAGAGTTCATCCAAAAAGTGACATCTGAAGTTTTAACTGCAGCAAACGTTAAAATCAAAGACGACTCTTTCAAAGATGTCCTAGCTGGCTTAGTTAAAACAAAAGATTCTGCTAAATCAAGCGATTCTTCTAAAAAAGATGAAAAAGAATCTTCTTCTAAAGAAAAAGAATCTAAATCAAGCGACTCTGAAAAATCTAAAGATTCTTCAAGCAAAACGGAAGAATCATCAAGTAAAACAGAAGAGTCTTCTAAATAG
- a CDS encoding YtxH domain-containing protein — MGKFSKGILFGAVVGAASGLLFAPRSGKATRQKFVDELDDWSDLKEDFTDKLDQFKESAQALQVAADTYLEPFIDGLNRDVENFKFQAEPRLDQIQEQVEKIQSELPDMSVED; from the coding sequence ATGGGAAAGTTTTCTAAAGGAATTTTATTTGGTGCCGTCGTTGGTGCTGCAAGCGGGCTACTTTTTGCTCCAAGAAGTGGGAAAGCCACTCGTCAGAAGTTTGTCGATGAGTTAGATGATTGGTCTGACTTGAAAGAAGATTTCACTGATAAACTAGACCAATTCAAAGAATCAGCACAGGCGTTGCAAGTAGCTGCTGACACATACCTTGAACCATTTATCGATGGCCTCAATCGCGATGTCGAGAATTTCAAATTTCAAGCAGAACCAAGATTAGATCAAATCCAAGAACAAGTGGAAAAAATACAGTCTGAACTACCGGATATGTCCGTGGAAGATTAA
- a CDS encoding HIT family protein produces the protein MTDCIFCKIINQEIPSYKVYEDDKVYAFLDITQVTKGHTLLVPKAHVTDIFEYEPTLAGEVFARVPKVARALEKAFPEMQGLNIINNNKELAYQSVFHSHIHLIPRYGESDDFSIHFGNNQEAYSSESMQEIAEIIMKQVEQ, from the coding sequence ATGACAGATTGTATTTTTTGTAAGATCATTAATCAGGAAATTCCAAGTTATAAAGTTTATGAGGACGATAAGGTTTACGCCTTTTTAGACATTACCCAAGTGACTAAAGGTCATACTTTGCTCGTTCCTAAGGCGCATGTGACGGATATTTTTGAATACGAACCAACGTTAGCAGGTGAAGTTTTTGCACGAGTTCCTAAAGTTGCTCGCGCTTTGGAAAAAGCTTTTCCGGAAATGCAGGGTTTGAATATTATCAATAACAATAAAGAGCTAGCCTATCAATCTGTTTTTCACTCTCATATCCATTTAATTCCACGGTATGGAGAGTCTGACGATTTTTCGATTCATTTTGGAAATAACCAAGAAGCATACTCTTCAGAATCCATGCAAGAAATAGCCGAAATAATTATGAAGCAGGTGGAACAATAA
- a CDS encoding ABC transporter ATP-binding protein has protein sequence MSLVIEHLTGGYGHIPVLKDINFEVKSGEMVGLIGLNGAGKSTTIKNVIGLLTPQKGKISIDGETLRQQPESYRKKIGYIPETPSLYEELTLREHIEITAMAYDIPIEEAFKRADALLKTFRLENKLDWFPANFSKGMKQKVMVLCAFLIEPSLYIIDEPFLGLDPLAIHALLELMDEMRNQGAAILMSTHILATAERYCDRFVVLHDGEVRAVGSMDELREEFSLPGSSLDDIYIALTKEEKVG, from the coding sequence ATGAGCTTAGTAATTGAACATTTAACAGGAGGCTACGGTCATATTCCTGTCTTGAAAGATATTAATTTTGAAGTGAAATCTGGTGAAATGGTGGGTCTGATTGGTCTGAATGGTGCAGGTAAAAGTACAACGATCAAAAATGTGATCGGCTTACTAACGCCACAAAAGGGGAAAATTTCGATTGACGGAGAAACTCTGAGACAACAGCCTGAAAGTTATCGTAAAAAAATCGGTTATATTCCTGAAACACCTTCTTTGTATGAAGAGTTAACGCTAAGAGAACATATCGAAATTACGGCAATGGCGTACGATATTCCAATCGAAGAAGCTTTTAAACGAGCAGATGCTTTGCTTAAGACATTTCGTTTGGAAAATAAATTAGACTGGTTTCCTGCAAACTTTTCAAAAGGAATGAAACAAAAAGTCATGGTTTTGTGTGCCTTTTTGATTGAACCAAGTTTATATATCATTGATGAACCTTTTCTAGGGTTAGACCCATTAGCAATCCATGCCTTATTGGAATTAATGGATGAAATGCGTAATCAGGGAGCCGCAATCTTGATGTCAACTCATATTTTGGCAACAGCTGAGCGCTATTGTGATCGTTTTGTTGTTTTACATGATGGTGAAGTACGGGCTGTTGGTTCAATGGACGAGTTGCGTGAAGAATTTAGTTTACCAGGTTCTTCTTTAGATGATATTTATATCGCATTAACAAAAGAAGAAAAGGTGGGGTAA
- a CDS encoding ABC transporter permease: MSGFFGIRLARHLKKMMKYMRYVFNDHFILVCVFLLGGLGFYYSQVLKTLPENFVWGRPIIVIFWLVLLLIGRVATLAQEADKVFILPKEPEMNQYLNRAMRYSIWLPLIALILLGGMSMPLVVVSTGWAFSTFFYFIVMLGLLKISHLRLQKYELYQISTKEAQLWFAIWMITSGVAIALSLYVLPLAGLLTGLVQVMLFFLIMNKKETAVSLDWEQMVQKEKNRMHRIYQFIHLFTDVPEISSSVKRRKFFDPLLSNIKKTGQNTYLYLYARSLLRGSEYSGLFIRLVLVGGVILFFLKEFWISMGVSVLFIYLIGFQLIPIYTQFDYMVMTHLYPVPNEQKKQAVSKLVTVLLLAAAILFSVFVLIALPDFKEGLLVVGALLVEVILFAKFYVPYRLKKMEV, from the coding sequence ATGTCTGGATTTTTTGGCATTCGTTTAGCACGCCATCTGAAAAAAATGATGAAATATATGCGTTATGTGTTTAATGACCATTTTATTTTAGTTTGCGTCTTCTTATTGGGGGGACTTGGCTTTTACTATTCTCAAGTTTTAAAAACACTACCCGAAAATTTTGTCTGGGGCAGACCAATCATTGTGATCTTTTGGTTGGTGTTATTGCTGATTGGTCGTGTTGCGACCTTGGCACAAGAGGCGGATAAAGTGTTTATTTTACCGAAAGAACCTGAGATGAATCAATATTTGAATCGTGCGATGCGGTATTCAATTTGGTTGCCACTGATCGCCTTGATTTTATTAGGTGGTATGTCGATGCCGTTAGTGGTCGTTTCGACAGGCTGGGCTTTTTCAACATTTTTCTATTTTATTGTGATGTTGGGGCTTTTAAAAATTAGCCATTTACGCCTGCAAAAATATGAATTGTATCAGATTTCTACTAAAGAAGCACAATTATGGTTTGCTATTTGGATGATCACAAGTGGTGTTGCGATTGCTCTTAGTTTGTATGTCTTACCACTAGCAGGTCTTCTAACAGGCTTGGTGCAGGTGATGTTGTTCTTTCTTATAATGAATAAAAAAGAAACGGCGGTATCGCTAGATTGGGAACAGATGGTTCAAAAAGAAAAAAATCGCATGCATCGAATTTATCAATTTATCCATTTGTTTACAGATGTACCAGAAATTTCAAGCAGTGTCAAACGTCGGAAGTTCTTTGATCCGTTGTTAAGCAACATTAAAAAAACTGGCCAAAATACGTACTTATATTTGTATGCTCGTAGTTTACTAAGAGGCTCTGAATATAGTGGCTTATTCATTCGTTTAGTATTAGTGGGCGGAGTGATTTTGTTTTTCCTTAAAGAGTTTTGGATCTCAATGGGGGTTTCTGTGCTATTTATCTATTTGATCGGTTTTCAGTTGATCCCGATCTATACACAGTTTGATTATATGGTGATGACACATTTGTACCCAGTACCAAATGAACAAAAGAAACAGGCGGTCAGTAAACTGGTAACAGTCTTGTTGTTAGCCGCAGCCATTTTATTTAGTGTATTTGTGTTGATAGCATTGCCTGATTTTAAAGAGGGTTTATTGGTTGTTGGTGCATTGCTTGTGGAAGTAATTCTATTTGCTAAGTTTTATGTCCCTTATCGTTTGAAGAAAATGGAGGTTTAA
- the dat gene encoding D-amino-acid transaminase has translation MYILWNDQIVERGAVKIDIEDRGYQYGDGLYEVVRVYNGHLYMMEEHLNRLWDGAEKIRMQLPFTKEELTINLKKLVEIEGIKEGKLYFQVTRGIDAPRNHALPDPEKVKGVLTANIRAYERPLQKMEEGITVAVVPDTRWLHCDIKSLSLLGNVLSLDDARRQGFDDAVLVRDDKVTEASAANFWVVKDGTVYTHPDGNLILPGITKKKILELARELNIPVKEEAVYEEELFTADECFVSGSLTEIVPVVKVNDHIIGTGKPGKVTKQLLEAYIASVDATCGTVGE, from the coding sequence ATGTACATTTTATGGAATGATCAAATTGTTGAACGTGGAGCAGTAAAAATCGATATAGAAGATCGTGGTTATCAGTACGGTGACGGACTCTATGAAGTCGTTCGTGTCTATAATGGGCATTTGTACATGATGGAAGAACATTTAAATCGGTTATGGGACGGTGCTGAAAAAATTAGAATGCAGTTGCCGTTTACAAAAGAAGAATTGACAATTAATTTAAAGAAATTAGTTGAAATTGAAGGAATCAAAGAAGGTAAGTTGTATTTTCAAGTAACACGAGGCATTGATGCACCAAGAAATCATGCGCTGCCAGATCCAGAAAAAGTTAAAGGTGTCTTAACGGCCAATATTAGAGCGTATGAGCGTCCTTTACAAAAAATGGAAGAGGGGATTACCGTTGCGGTTGTTCCAGATACCCGCTGGTTACATTGTGATATCAAGTCATTGAGCTTATTAGGTAATGTGTTGTCATTAGATGATGCCCGCCGCCAAGGTTTTGATGATGCAGTGCTAGTTCGCGATGATAAAGTGACAGAAGCTTCAGCAGCCAATTTCTGGGTAGTCAAAGACGGAACGGTTTATACTCATCCTGACGGAAACTTGATTCTACCAGGAATTACGAAGAAAAAAATTCTAGAGCTAGCTAGAGAGTTAAACATTCCCGTAAAAGAAGAAGCTGTCTATGAAGAAGAACTATTTACAGCAGACGAATGTTTTGTGTCAGGATCATTGACGGAAATTGTTCCAGTAGTAAAAGTAAATGATCATATTATTGGAACAGGAAAACCTGGTAAAGTAACAAAACAGCTCTTAGAAGCCTATATTGCTAGTGTTGATGCAACATGTGGAACAGTTGGGGAATAA